A window of the Streptomyces sp. NBC_00250 genome harbors these coding sequences:
- a CDS encoding DUF6299 family protein, producing the protein MRARLVLAAGVLLASAAVAPLAHAGGADVFSASDGADGLSVFGYGTVADDSTVTLSGTYRCLDDSAGPVFVSSTLVQGDRSAGIGGTRAVCDGHLHEWVNTSVVKDPAYRQGTARVQATLMQLTTGGTGLPTPDFLAVEESDVELR; encoded by the coding sequence ATGCGCGCCCGACTCGTCCTCGCCGCAGGCGTTCTGCTCGCCTCCGCCGCCGTCGCCCCTCTCGCCCACGCGGGAGGGGCCGACGTCTTCTCCGCCTCGGACGGGGCCGACGGCCTCTCCGTCTTCGGATACGGAACGGTCGCCGACGACAGCACCGTGACCCTCTCCGGTACGTACCGCTGCCTCGACGACAGCGCCGGCCCCGTCTTCGTCAGCTCCACCCTCGTCCAGGGCGACCGCTCCGCCGGCATCGGCGGCACCCGGGCCGTCTGCGACGGGCACCTCCACGAGTGGGTCAACACCTCCGTCGTGAAGGACCCCGCCTACCGGCAGGGCACGGCCAGGGTGCAGGCCACGCTCATGCAGCTCACGACCGGCGGGACGGGCCTGCCGACGCCCGACTTCCTCGCCGTCGAGGAGTCGGACGTCGAACTGCGCTAG